A genomic stretch from Telmatocola sphagniphila includes:
- the rho gene encoding transcription termination factor Rho → MSQTIDQTTTQGVLELHQKGYGFLRNPQRFYAPQPTDAYVSQELIRKHKLREGSLLMGPVGQPQKGTGSGPRLTGIERIENFELELFRQPDWDELTAIDPREKIKLETGAQPLTTRVMDLFTPLGKGQRGLIVAPPRTGKTVLLQHIAQAVSVNHPEMHLMVLLVDERPEEVTEMRRTIRGEVVASSSDKDSANHIRTAELVMERAKRLTEQGKDVFVLLDSLTRLARAYNKATTGGRTMSGGLDSRAMELPKRLFGAARALEEGGSLTVVGTALVETGSRMDDVIFEEFKGTGNMELVLDRKLSDRRIYPAINLAESGTRKEERLLTEEDYRRVSLIRRHLVDLPPVQAMENLLKHMSKTENNQAFLDKMKV, encoded by the coding sequence ATGAGCCAAACGATCGACCAGACGACTACTCAGGGTGTTCTCGAACTTCACCAAAAAGGCTACGGATTTCTTCGCAATCCCCAGCGATTTTATGCCCCTCAGCCGACCGACGCTTACGTTTCACAAGAATTAATTCGCAAACACAAACTCCGGGAAGGTTCGCTTCTCATGGGTCCCGTGGGACAACCGCAGAAAGGGACTGGGTCCGGGCCGAGACTGACGGGAATTGAACGGATAGAAAACTTTGAACTCGAACTGTTCCGCCAACCCGATTGGGACGAACTGACGGCAATTGACCCTCGCGAAAAAATCAAACTCGAGACGGGGGCTCAACCTCTGACGACCCGAGTCATGGATCTCTTTACGCCATTGGGTAAAGGTCAGCGTGGGTTGATCGTCGCCCCGCCCCGAACCGGTAAAACAGTGCTTCTGCAGCACATCGCGCAAGCTGTTTCGGTCAACCATCCGGAAATGCATCTGATGGTGCTTCTCGTTGATGAGCGGCCGGAAGAAGTGACCGAGATGAGACGAACTATCCGTGGAGAAGTGGTCGCCAGCTCCTCCGATAAAGATTCAGCCAATCATATCCGAACGGCCGAATTGGTGATGGAACGGGCCAAGCGATTGACTGAACAGGGTAAAGATGTTTTCGTGCTACTGGATAGCCTGACACGATTAGCCCGCGCCTATAACAAGGCGACGACAGGCGGTCGGACGATGTCGGGCGGGCTGGACAGCCGGGCCATGGAACTCCCCAAGAGACTGTTCGGCGCGGCCCGGGCTTTGGAAGAAGGCGGCAGTCTGACGGTCGTCGGCACCGCGTTGGTTGAAACCGGCTCCCGGATGGATGATGTGATTTTTGAGGAATTCAAAGGTACTGGTAACATGGAACTTGTTCTGGATCGCAAGCTCAGCGATCGCAGAATTTACCCGGCTATTAATCTGGCGGAATCGGGGACTCGTAAAGAAGAGCGATTGCTAACAGAAGAAGATTATCGCCGTGTCTCGCTGATTCGACGCCACCTGGTGGATCTACCTCCAGTTCAGGCCATGGAAAATCTGCTGAAACACATGAGTAAAACTGAAAATAATCAGGCCTTTCTGGATAAGATGAAAGTCTAA